The genomic segment GCCGCCGAGGCCGACGCCGGGGTGGCCCTGGCCGAGCAGCTCACCGCGTACCAGCTGACCGTCCCCCTGCTGGGCACCCTGATCCGGCTGGCCGTGCTGCGCGGCGACCCGGCCCAGGCGGCGGAACACCGCGACCGGATGACCGGGCTCATCGCCACCGGCATCACCGCGCCCCTGGAAGACGTGGAATGGCCCCTGGCCGTGCTGCTGGCCGCCGAAGGCGACCCCGGCCGGGCCGTCGGACTCATCGCCGGCCTCTACGACCGGCTCGACGACCGGCCCACCCTGATCGCGCAGAACCCGGCGGCCACCCCGGCCCTCGTCCGGCTGGCCCTGACCGTCGGCGACCGCGAACGCGCGACCCGGGTAACCGGCGCCGCGGCCCGGCTGGCCGCCCGCAACCCCTCCTCACACACCCTGGCCGGCGCGGCCGCCCACGCCGCCGGGCTGCTGCGCCGCGAACCCGCCCGGCTGCACCTCGCCATTGCCCAGTTCCGAAAGACCGACCGGCCCCTCGCCCTGGCCACCGCTCTGCAGGACGCCGCGGCGCAGACCCGCCAAGCCGACCGGGCCGGCGCCCGGGAGTACTACGACGAGGCCAACGAGCTGCTGGCCCGGGCCGGGGCAGCCGGCTCACAACAACGGCTGATCGCCGAGCTGGGCGGCTGGCGGGGCACCCCGGCCGCCCCGCCCGAACCGGTCGCCGAACGCCGGCCGTCCCCGCTGGACCGGCTCTCCCCCGCCGAACGGCAGGTCGCCCTGCTGATCGCCACCGGCATGACCAACATCGCGGCCGCCCGGCAGCTGCACCTCTCGCCGCACACGGTGGACAGTCACCTGCGCAAGGTGTTCCACAAACTCCAGATCCACAGCCGGGTCGAACTGGCCGGGGTGGTCACCCGGGAGGGCGCCACGTAAACACGTGATTCCGGCCCCGGTCACGTCACCCGAGCATGGCGGTAGGTGTTGCCACCACACCACCACACGGGGATCCGGGAGCCGCCATCATGTCCGCATCGCACACGCCCGTGCTCGTCGTCGGGGCCGGCCTGGCCGGTTGCGTACTCGCGCTCGAGCTCGCCCACCACGGCGTGGCCAGCATCGTCGTCGAACGCTCGTCACGGCCCCCACGGCACCCGGAACCCAACCTGGTCACCGGCCGCGGCATGGAACTGCTGCGCCGGCTCGGGCTGGCCGAGTCGGTCCGCGCGGTCGGCGCCGACCCCGACACCCCGGCCCGCGTGGTCTGGAGCCGCGCCATCGGCGAGGAGCCGGTGCTGGTCAACTCGCTGCCGTCGGCCAACGAGCTGCGCCGGCAGTACGCCGGCAGCGGCGCCGGTGACGCCCCCGCCGAACCGTACGTGCTGCTCACCGGGGCCGGGCTGACCACCCGGCTGCGGGCCGCCGTGCGCGGCAACCCCCTGATCGAGCTGCGCGAAGGCTGGACCTTCACCGACCTGCGGCTCGACGCCGACCGTACGGTGGCCACCGTGCTCGACGGCGCGGCCCGGGTGCGCCACGAGATCCACGCCGGCTACCTGGCCGGCTGCGACGGGGCGCAGAGCACCGTGCGCCGCTGCCTGGGCGTGCCGCTGCGCGACGCGATCACCCCGGCCCGGCACTGCACGGTCTCGTTCCGCAGCGACACCCTGCGGCCGCCGCACCCGGCGCTGTCGACGATCACCGCCGACGGCATGGCACTGATCCGCCGCGACGGCCACGACCTGTGGATCGGCCACCTGCCCCTGGACTCCGACGACGCCGACCTGACCAACCCGGCCGCGCTGCTCAGCCGGCGGCTCGGGACCCGGGCGTACGAGATCGTCGGGGTCACGCCGTGGCAGGAGGCGCTCGGGGTGGCCGGCACCTACCGGCGCGGCACGGCGTACCTGGTCGGCGAGTCCGCGCACCGGTTCCACCCGCCCAGCGCCACCGTGGACACCTGCCTGGCCGACGCCGTCGACCTGGGCTGGAAACTGGCCGCCGCGGTCCGGCGCTGGGGCGGGCCGCACCTGCTGGGCAGCTACGAGGGCGAACGGCGGCGGCAGGCGATGCTGGAACGCGAGACACTGTCCCGCTCGATCGAGGCCCGGCTGCGCTTCGGGCGGCTGGCCGCGGCCGGCGCCTCCCACGACCGGC from the Paractinoplanes abujensis genome contains:
- a CDS encoding FAD-dependent monooxygenase, with the translated sequence MSASHTPVLVVGAGLAGCVLALELAHHGVASIVVERSSRPPRHPEPNLVTGRGMELLRRLGLAESVRAVGADPDTPARVVWSRAIGEEPVLVNSLPSANELRRQYAGSGAGDAPAEPYVLLTGAGLTTRLRAAVRGNPLIELREGWTFTDLRLDADRTVATVLDGAARVRHEIHAGYLAGCDGAQSTVRRCLGVPLRDAITPARHCTVSFRSDTLRPPHPALSTITADGMALIRRDGHDLWIGHLPLDSDDADLTNPAALLSRRLGTRAYEIVGVTPWQEALGVAGTYRRGTAYLVGESAHRFHPPSATVDTCLADAVDLGWKLAAAVRRWGGPHLLGSYEGERRRQAMLERETLSRSIEARLRFGRLAAAGASHDRLATLVLRQPPAVDPAGATASRHDTSPVIWHDGPEPAGTRLPAVRTTGGHHLFDLLGPQFTLIDLTSGHDGRSLVAAAVARGIPVAHLPVDDDALRADWRSRLVLVRPDHYVSWRSPRSPADWDAVLDVVTGHRAQDHVST